A section of the Microbacterium forte genome encodes:
- a CDS encoding aspartate kinase — MALIVQKYGGSSVADAESIKRVAKRIVDTRRAGHDVVVAVSAMGDTTDELLDLANEVAPIPAPRELDMLLSSGERISMALLAMAIHSMGFEARSFTGSQAGMITDSQHGAARIVDVTPVRLREALDEGAIVIVAGFQGFNRDTRDITTLGRGGSDTTAVALAAALDADVCEIYSDVDGIFTADPRVIPKAQKLDHIGSEEMLELAANGAKVLYIRAVEYARRHGVLIHARSTFSSSEGTYVLGEGMKNPREAEGAAAMEEPIVAGVATDFGQAKITVAGVPDVPGKAAEIFKIVARSGANVDMIVQNVSATGRTDISFTVPKADSAAALKALAGEQTEVGFQNLVHDDQIGKLSVVGAGMRTHSGVSAVLFEALSAGGINIEMISTSEIRISVVLRDTDLAEAARTVHTAYGLDGDAEATVHAGTGR; from the coding sequence GTGGCCCTCATCGTGCAGAAGTACGGCGGCTCCTCAGTCGCCGACGCAGAGAGCATCAAGCGCGTCGCCAAGCGCATCGTGGACACGCGACGAGCGGGGCACGACGTCGTCGTCGCCGTGAGCGCGATGGGCGACACGACCGACGAGCTGCTCGATCTCGCCAACGAGGTCGCGCCGATCCCCGCCCCGCGTGAGCTCGACATGCTGCTCTCAAGCGGTGAGCGCATCTCGATGGCGCTGCTCGCCATGGCCATCCACTCGATGGGCTTCGAGGCGCGTTCGTTCACCGGCAGCCAGGCCGGAATGATCACCGACTCGCAGCATGGCGCGGCGCGCATCGTCGACGTCACGCCCGTCCGCCTGCGCGAAGCCCTCGACGAGGGGGCGATCGTCATCGTCGCCGGGTTCCAGGGCTTCAACCGCGACACCCGCGACATCACCACGCTCGGTCGTGGCGGCTCCGACACGACGGCCGTCGCTCTGGCCGCGGCCCTCGATGCGGATGTCTGCGAGATCTACAGCGACGTCGACGGAATCTTCACGGCTGACCCCCGCGTCATCCCGAAGGCGCAGAAGCTCGACCACATCGGCAGCGAGGAGATGCTCGAACTCGCCGCCAACGGCGCCAAGGTGCTCTACATCCGCGCCGTCGAGTACGCACGCCGTCACGGCGTCCTGATTCACGCCCGTTCGACGTTCTCGTCGTCCGAGGGCACATACGTTCTGGGCGAGGGCATGAAGAACCCTCGCGAAGCCGAGGGAGCAGCAGCCATGGAAGAACCGATCGTCGCCGGTGTCGCCACCGATTTCGGCCAGGCCAAGATCACTGTCGCGGGCGTCCCCGACGTTCCGGGCAAGGCCGCGGAGATCTTCAAGATCGTCGCCAGATCGGGCGCGAACGTCGACATGATCGTGCAGAACGTGTCGGCCACCGGCCGCACCGACATCTCGTTCACGGTTCCCAAGGCTGACTCGGCCGCGGCGCTCAAGGCGCTCGCGGGAGAGCAGACCGAGGTCGGCTTCCAGAACCTCGTGCACGACGACCAGATCGGCAAGCTGTCGGTCGTGGGCGCCGGCATGCGCACGCACTCCGGTGTCTCGGCGGTGCTGTTCGAAGCGCTGTCGGCCGGTGGCATCAACATCGAGATGATCTCGACCTCCGAGATCCGCATCTCGGTCGTGCTCCGAGACACAGACCTGGCCGAGGCCGCCCGCACCGTGCACACCGCGTACGGACTCGACGGCGACGCCGAGGCGACCGTCCACGCCGGCACCGGCCGCTGA
- a CDS encoding glycoside hydrolase family 65 protein: protein MIDRDRFPVDPWRLIETRYSEDGVAETLFAVGNGYLGLRGNHIEGRAAHEHGTFINGLHETWPIRHAEQAYGFAEVGQTIVNAPDAKVMRVYVDDEPISFDEADVREYRRTLDMRTGVLERVVVWETPSGKRVRMRDERIVSFEERHLAVLRLEVVVENADAPVTVSCQMINRQDGAGVYAGTPNQAKGGFDPRKAEKIAERVLEPGEYWQDGLRSALSYSVADSGMTVAVVADHIIETENDYTSRTLIEADISKNVFRVQAKAGVPITVTKLVSYHTSRGVPARELVDRCRRSLDRVAFEGVQAQFDRQAEWLAAFWGRSDVQIGGHDDIQQATRWCLLQLAQASARADGTGVPAKGVSGSGYSGHYFWDTEIYVLPFLTYTSPQWARNALRARVLMLPAARRRAAQLNEAGALFPWRTINGEEASAYYAAGTAQYHINADVSFALGKYVRATGDEDFLRREGIDIAIETARLWATLGFWRTSRLVADTKDDDGIETFHIHGVTGPDEYTTVVNDNLYTNVMARYNLRYAARVVREAQEADGEEFARVIERTGLAEGEAEGWERAADAMFIPFSERLGIHPQDSLFLEREVWDLAHTPKEQRPLLLHFHPLVIYRFQVLKQADVVLALFLQGNHFTPEEKKADFDYYDPLTTGDSTLSAVVQSILAAEVGYQDLALQYFRQSLFVDLHDLHHNAADGVHVASAGGVWTALVCGFGGMRDYAGELSFDPRLPADWPSLSYPLQWQGSALQITLTTDELRVRVDSGDPVPFTVRDVAYIATTDREVVVPLADQGPLIPGRPSLRQFADALREDGTRLSASVPVITTAIPIIESID, encoded by the coding sequence ATGATCGACCGCGACCGCTTCCCCGTCGACCCCTGGCGACTCATCGAGACGCGATACTCCGAAGACGGAGTGGCCGAGACCCTGTTCGCCGTCGGCAACGGCTACCTCGGGCTCAGGGGCAACCACATCGAGGGTCGTGCTGCCCACGAGCACGGCACCTTCATCAACGGTCTGCACGAGACCTGGCCGATCCGGCACGCCGAGCAGGCATACGGCTTCGCCGAGGTCGGGCAGACGATCGTCAACGCACCGGATGCCAAGGTCATGCGCGTGTACGTCGACGACGAGCCGATCTCGTTCGACGAGGCCGACGTGCGCGAATACCGCCGCACGCTCGACATGCGCACCGGCGTGCTCGAGCGCGTCGTGGTGTGGGAGACGCCGTCGGGCAAGCGCGTGCGCATGCGCGACGAGCGCATCGTCAGCTTCGAGGAGCGACACCTCGCCGTGCTCCGTCTCGAGGTCGTCGTCGAGAACGCCGACGCCCCCGTCACCGTCAGCTGCCAGATGATCAACCGCCAGGACGGCGCCGGCGTCTACGCGGGCACCCCCAACCAGGCGAAGGGCGGATTCGATCCGCGCAAGGCCGAGAAGATCGCCGAGCGCGTGCTCGAGCCCGGCGAGTACTGGCAGGACGGATTGCGCTCGGCGCTGTCGTACAGCGTCGCCGACTCCGGAATGACGGTCGCCGTCGTCGCCGATCACATCATCGAGACCGAGAACGACTACACGTCGCGCACGCTGATCGAGGCCGACATCTCGAAGAACGTGTTCCGCGTGCAGGCGAAGGCCGGAGTGCCCATCACGGTCACCAAGCTCGTCAGCTACCACACCTCCCGGGGCGTGCCGGCTCGCGAGCTCGTCGATCGCTGCCGTCGGTCGCTCGACCGCGTCGCCTTCGAGGGCGTCCAGGCGCAGTTCGACCGGCAGGCCGAGTGGCTCGCCGCCTTCTGGGGTCGCAGCGACGTGCAGATCGGCGGGCACGACGACATCCAGCAGGCGACCCGCTGGTGCCTCCTGCAGCTCGCTCAGGCGTCGGCGCGCGCCGACGGAACGGGTGTGCCGGCGAAGGGCGTCTCGGGATCCGGATACAGCGGCCACTACTTCTGGGACACCGAGATCTATGTGCTCCCGTTCCTCACCTACACGTCGCCGCAGTGGGCGCGCAACGCGCTTCGGGCGCGAGTGCTCATGCTGCCTGCAGCCCGCCGAAGGGCCGCGCAGCTCAATGAAGCGGGCGCGCTGTTCCCCTGGCGCACGATCAACGGCGAAGAGGCGTCGGCCTACTACGCGGCCGGCACCGCTCAGTACCACATCAACGCCGACGTCAGCTTCGCGCTCGGCAAGTACGTGCGTGCGACCGGCGACGAGGACTTCCTGCGCCGTGAGGGCATCGACATCGCCATCGAGACGGCTCGCCTGTGGGCCACGCTCGGCTTCTGGCGCACCTCGCGGCTCGTCGCCGACACGAAGGACGACGACGGCATCGAGACCTTCCACATCCACGGTGTGACGGGGCCCGACGAGTACACGACGGTGGTCAACGACAACCTCTACACGAACGTCATGGCGCGCTATAACCTGCGCTACGCGGCGAGGGTCGTGCGAGAGGCGCAGGAGGCCGACGGCGAGGAGTTCGCCAGGGTCATCGAGCGCACCGGGCTCGCCGAGGGCGAGGCGGAGGGATGGGAGCGCGCCGCCGACGCGATGTTCATCCCGTTCAGCGAGCGCCTCGGCATCCACCCGCAGGACTCGCTGTTCCTCGAGCGCGAGGTATGGGATCTGGCCCACACGCCGAAGGAGCAGCGCCCGCTGCTGCTGCACTTCCACCCGCTCGTCATCTACCGGTTCCAGGTGCTCAAGCAGGCGGATGTCGTGCTCGCACTGTTCCTGCAGGGCAATCACTTCACGCCGGAGGAGAAGAAGGCGGACTTCGACTACTACGACCCGCTGACCACCGGTGACTCGACGCTGTCGGCGGTCGTGCAGTCGATCCTCGCCGCCGAGGTCGGCTACCAGGATCTCGCTCTGCAGTACTTCCGCCAGTCGCTGTTCGTCGACCTGCACGACCTGCACCACAACGCGGCAGACGGCGTGCACGTCGCCTCCGCCGGTGGCGTGTGGACGGCTCTCGTGTGCGGCTTCGGCGGCATGCGCGACTACGCCGGCGAGCTCAGCTTCGACCCGCGGCTGCCCGCCGACTGGCCGTCGCTGTCGTACCCGCTGCAGTGGCAGGGGTCCGCATTGCAGATCACGCTCACGACGGACGAGCTGCGCGTCCGCGTGGACAGCGGAGACCCGGTGCCGTTCACGGTGCGCGACGTCGCGTACATCGCCACGACCGATCGCGAGGTCGTTGTGCCGCTCGCGGACCAGGGACCGCTGATCCCCGGCCGCCCGTCGCTGCGGCAGTTCGCGGACGCTCTTCGTGAAGACGGCACGCGCCTGTCGGCATCCGTCCCGGTGATCACGACCGCGATCCCCATCATCGAATCGATCGACTGA
- the recR gene encoding recombination mediator RecR translates to MYDGIVQELIDEFGRLPGIGPKSAQRIAFHILQTPTFDVARLAELLVEVRVRVRFCEICGNVSEQDRCAICRDPRRNTALICVVEDAKDVAAIERTREFRGLYHVLGGAISPIAGIGPDDLRIAQLMTRLADATVQEVILATNPNLEGEATASYLSRLLTTMQITVSRLASGLPVGGDLEYADEVTLGRAFEGRRVL, encoded by the coding sequence ATGTATGACGGAATCGTCCAGGAGCTGATCGACGAGTTCGGCCGGCTCCCCGGAATCGGCCCCAAGTCCGCGCAGCGCATCGCATTCCACATCCTGCAGACGCCGACGTTCGACGTCGCGCGGCTCGCCGAGCTTCTCGTCGAGGTGCGGGTGCGGGTGCGTTTCTGCGAGATCTGCGGCAACGTCTCAGAGCAGGATCGCTGTGCGATCTGCCGCGATCCCCGACGCAATACCGCCCTCATCTGCGTGGTCGAAGACGCGAAGGACGTCGCCGCGATCGAACGCACCCGTGAGTTCCGTGGCCTCTACCACGTGCTCGGTGGTGCGATCAGCCCGATCGCCGGCATCGGGCCGGACGACCTGCGCATCGCGCAGCTGATGACTCGTCTCGCCGATGCCACGGTGCAAGAGGTCATCCTCGCGACCAACCCCAACCTCGAGGGTGAGGCGACGGCCAGCTATCTCAGCCGCCTGCTCACCACCATGCAGATCACGGTGTCCCGCCTCGCCTCCGGCCTTCCGGTCGGCGGCGACCTCGAGTACGCCGACGAGGTCACCCTCGGCCGCGCATTCGAGGGCCGGCGCGTGCTGTGA
- a CDS encoding DNA polymerase III subunit gamma and tau encodes MTTALYRRYRPESFGEMIGQSQVTEPLMTALRGDRVGHAYLFSGPRGCGKTTSARILARCLNCAEGPTDVPCGTCPSCVELSRAGGGSLDVVEIDAASHNGVDDARDLRERATFAPSRDRYKIFILDEAHMVTPQGFNALLKLVEEPPEHVKFIFATTEPEKVLGTIRSRTHHYPFRLVPPAAMLEYVEKLCGEEGVVAERGVLPLVVRAGGGSPRDTLSLLDQLIAGSDSPAGSETVTVAYERAVALLGYTHAALLDEIVDALAAADAAAAFPAIDRVVQTGQDPRRFVDDLLERLRDLIVIAAVGAGASSVLRGIADDELARMRTQADSFGSARLSRTADIVSAALDDMSGATSPRLHLELMVARVLASGGGAETAAAVPSAQSASAAPARATVPPAAGTQPAAAPRAAAVQPAAAGAPAAGTQRVAESADVGSADVGSDAVAETAVVENAVVENADAEPAASGDATSTPPAAPTAETAPPSGPVAFEQITAAWPAVLKRLESVSRTSWLLATAVQPLAFVTETEVLTLGFASQHDVAKFKGTTPGSGPSDHLRGAIEQELGVRVKYLPAPMPAGGAPRQPSSPSAARPTDDAPASEPASAGSQRAQPSPPQTSSADVQRAETPAARTSPPQAHGASAAPVTEWAVASIPASEVAVPAPVAVPAPAAATTVQAAPASAPMATPTTPGDDRPSGGDEPPPPLDDEPPYFDDEPPYDPSYEPAPTSQAAPVAARAQSASPSASAGQTPVQAAPARRVASAAAAPVITERTPAGGVQRYGEAVIRQVLGATFVREEPYEPPTRFS; translated from the coding sequence GTGACCACAGCCCTCTACCGCCGCTACCGCCCCGAGTCGTTCGGCGAGATGATCGGGCAGTCCCAGGTGACCGAACCTCTGATGACCGCCCTCCGCGGCGACCGTGTCGGCCACGCCTACCTGTTCTCCGGACCCCGTGGATGCGGAAAGACGACGTCTGCGCGCATCCTCGCCCGCTGCCTCAACTGCGCGGAGGGGCCGACCGATGTGCCCTGCGGCACCTGCCCGAGCTGCGTCGAGCTGTCGCGCGCCGGCGGCGGATCACTCGACGTCGTCGAGATCGATGCGGCCAGCCACAACGGCGTCGACGATGCCCGCGACCTGCGCGAGCGGGCGACGTTCGCTCCCAGCCGCGACCGTTACAAGATCTTCATCCTCGACGAGGCGCACATGGTGACGCCGCAGGGGTTCAACGCTCTCCTGAAGCTCGTCGAAGAGCCGCCGGAGCACGTCAAGTTCATCTTCGCGACGACCGAGCCCGAGAAGGTTCTCGGCACCATCCGCTCGCGCACGCACCACTACCCGTTCCGTCTGGTGCCGCCGGCCGCGATGCTCGAGTACGTCGAGAAGCTGTGCGGTGAAGAGGGCGTGGTCGCTGAGCGCGGCGTGCTGCCCCTGGTGGTTCGGGCAGGCGGCGGCTCGCCGCGAGACACGCTCTCGCTGCTCGACCAGCTGATCGCCGGGTCCGATTCGCCCGCGGGCTCCGAGACGGTGACCGTCGCCTACGAGCGCGCGGTCGCTCTCCTGGGCTACACGCACGCGGCGCTGCTCGACGAGATCGTCGACGCGCTCGCCGCCGCCGACGCGGCCGCGGCGTTCCCCGCCATCGACCGTGTGGTGCAGACCGGCCAGGACCCCCGTCGTTTCGTCGACGACCTGCTCGAACGCCTGCGTGACCTCATCGTGATCGCCGCGGTCGGTGCCGGGGCATCCTCCGTGCTTCGCGGCATCGCCGACGACGAGCTCGCTCGCATGCGCACCCAGGCGGACTCCTTCGGATCGGCGCGGCTGTCGCGCACGGCCGACATCGTCAGCGCCGCGCTCGACGACATGTCGGGCGCCACGTCGCCCCGACTGCACCTCGAGCTGATGGTCGCTCGTGTCCTCGCCTCAGGAGGGGGAGCGGAGACGGCCGCCGCCGTCCCGTCCGCGCAGAGTGCCTCCGCGGCACCGGCACGCGCGACGGTTCCTCCTGCTGCGGGGACTCAGCCCGCTGCCGCTCCCCGTGCTGCGGCTGTCCAGCCCGCTGCGGCCGGTGCGCCCGCTGCCGGGACCCAGCGCGTCGCCGAGTCGGCCGACGTCGGGTCTGCTGACGTCGGGTCGGACGCCGTGGCTGAGACCGCGGTGGTCGAGAACGCGGTGGTCGAGAACGCGGACGCCGAGCCCGCGGCATCGGGTGACGCGACATCGACGCCGCCGGCCGCACCGACCGCCGAGACCGCCCCGCCGTCGGGGCCTGTCGCGTTCGAGCAGATCACCGCCGCCTGGCCGGCCGTGCTCAAGCGACTCGAGAGCGTCAGCCGCACGTCGTGGCTGCTGGCCACCGCCGTGCAGCCACTCGCGTTCGTCACAGAGACCGAGGTGCTCACCCTCGGCTTCGCCAGCCAGCACGACGTGGCGAAGTTCAAGGGGACGACGCCGGGTTCCGGTCCGTCCGACCATCTGCGCGGAGCCATCGAGCAGGAACTCGGTGTGCGCGTCAAGTACCTGCCTGCGCCGATGCCCGCGGGTGGTGCGCCTCGCCAGCCCTCGTCGCCCTCGGCGGCGCGCCCGACAGATGACGCGCCCGCATCGGAGCCTGCGTCAGCGGGTTCACAGCGCGCTCAGCCCTCGCCTCCGCAGACTTCTTCTGCTGACGTACAGCGCGCTGAGACGCCCGCTGCTCGGACGTCGCCACCTCAGGCACACGGTGCGTCCGCCGCTCCGGTGACCGAATGGGCGGTCGCGTCGATCCCGGCATCCGAGGTCGCAGTGCCCGCGCCGGTGGCAGTTCCGGCACCCGCCGCGGCGACGACCGTGCAGGCCGCTCCTGCCTCGGCGCCGATGGCGACGCCCACGACCCCCGGCGACGATCGGCCCTCCGGAGGAGACGAGCCGCCGCCTCCCCTCGACGACGAGCCGCCCTATTTCGACGACGAGCCGCCCTACGATCCGTCTTACGAGCCTGCGCCCACATCGCAGGCCGCACCGGTGGCCGCCCGCGCGCAGTCGGCGTCTCCCTCCGCATCCGCGGGGCAGACGCCCGTGCAGGCAGCCCCGGCGCGCAGAGTGGCTTCGGCCGCAGCAGCCCCGGTGATCACCGAGCGCACCCCCGCCGGGGGAGTCCAGCGCTACGGCGAGGCCGTGATCCGCCAGGTGCTCGGCGCGACGTTCGTTCGCGAAGAGCCCTACGAGCCCCCGACGAGGTTCTCCTGA
- a CDS encoding DUF2207 family protein, whose protein sequence is MLITAVLFGLAPALLLLVLAVVERARSAQRVASPGARFTPAEGATVLYDALLLNADRKAVAAALIDLAVRRKVRLLVDADAAESGGSRKRAPVGMEIVDGATFTPEELSVLEALFGPDHTPGRVRRFSSDARALHRRVRGVLDETEKRLASAGLIARGRRGWATFLIRVAAVLVIGVCLLLLAAAWAVSEPGAALYVMLIAGLVVAIAAIAVAPRPWRRFRPAAQPMRAHLAGMREYIALAEAEPLRFSQSTGGAELRADVSAEASSARLQRFLLNERLLPYAVLFGLERSWTAVLQTESRELRVAEGIDGAMEVAGAVIDVIELVGGVVHLVSAVGELVDATGGVVEVVGGVFEAVSS, encoded by the coding sequence GTGCTGATCACTGCAGTGCTGTTCGGGCTGGCGCCCGCGCTGCTCCTGCTGGTGCTCGCCGTGGTCGAGCGTGCGCGCTCCGCGCAGCGCGTGGCGTCGCCCGGGGCGCGGTTCACGCCCGCAGAGGGCGCGACCGTGCTGTACGACGCACTGCTGCTGAATGCGGATCGGAAGGCGGTCGCCGCCGCTCTGATCGACCTGGCCGTGCGCCGCAAGGTGCGGCTGCTGGTCGATGCAGATGCGGCGGAGTCGGGCGGGTCGCGAAAGCGTGCGCCTGTCGGCATGGAGATCGTCGACGGCGCGACGTTCACGCCCGAGGAGCTCAGCGTCCTCGAGGCGCTGTTCGGTCCGGATCACACTCCGGGGCGAGTGCGACGGTTCAGCTCGGATGCTCGGGCGCTGCACCGCCGAGTGCGCGGAGTCCTCGACGAGACGGAGAAGCGACTCGCGTCCGCGGGGCTCATCGCCCGGGGACGACGCGGGTGGGCCACGTTCCTGATCCGCGTCGCTGCCGTGCTGGTGATCGGGGTCTGCCTGCTCCTGCTCGCCGCCGCCTGGGCGGTGAGCGAACCGGGCGCCGCGCTCTACGTGATGCTGATCGCCGGTCTGGTCGTCGCGATCGCCGCCATCGCGGTCGCACCGCGGCCGTGGCGCCGATTCCGCCCGGCCGCGCAGCCGATGCGCGCGCATCTCGCCGGGATGCGCGAGTACATCGCCCTCGCCGAGGCGGAGCCGCTGCGGTTCTCGCAATCCACCGGGGGAGCAGAGCTGAGGGCGGATGTCTCTGCTGAGGCCTCGAGCGCACGACTCCAGAGGTTCCTGCTCAACGAGCGACTGCTGCCCTATGCGGTGCTCTTCGGCCTCGAACGCTCGTGGACGGCTGTGCTGCAGACCGAGTCGCGGGAGCTGCGCGTCGCCGAGGGGATCGATGGCGCCATGGAGGTGGCGGGGGCCGTGATCGACGTGATCGAGCTGGTGGGCGGCGTCGTGCATCTCGTGAGCGCGGTCGGCGAGCTCGTCGACGCGACAGGTGGGGTCGTCGAAGTCGTCGGCGGCGTCTTCGAGGCCGTGTCTTCCTGA
- a CDS encoding DMT family transporter, with protein MSTQGGFTRRGWLLFGAMALLWGVPYLFISIAVESLSPPAIVAGRTLIAALLLLPFALRGGALRAAWKHWPWVLAFGLVEMAGPFVLLGHAEMTLPSGMTGLLVATVPLFAALIALGGGDRGVLRPARGIGLLVGFIGVAIVVAGPGLFGGEVSLLAAGEVLLVAILYAIAPFIVARKLNDVPSLGTITLSLLMIGVIYLPIGLLTQHEVPTVPSIFALLALAVICTAVAFLAFFALIREVGPVRAPLFTYVNPVVAIVLGAIVLAEPLTPGLLLGFPLIIVGCWFAATGGRLRPQASAGPALAVTPLPPAP; from the coding sequence GTGAGCACCCAGGGCGGCTTCACACGGCGCGGCTGGCTGCTCTTCGGTGCCATGGCGCTGCTGTGGGGTGTGCCCTACCTGTTCATCAGCATCGCGGTCGAGTCGCTCTCGCCTCCCGCCATCGTCGCTGGGCGCACTCTCATCGCGGCCCTGCTGCTGCTGCCGTTCGCTCTCCGAGGCGGTGCGCTGAGAGCGGCATGGAAGCACTGGCCCTGGGTCCTCGCCTTCGGGCTCGTCGAGATGGCCGGCCCGTTCGTGCTGCTCGGTCACGCCGAGATGACCCTGCCCTCCGGCATGACCGGTCTGCTCGTCGCCACCGTGCCGCTGTTCGCCGCCCTCATCGCCCTGGGCGGAGGAGACCGGGGCGTGCTGCGCCCGGCACGCGGGATCGGTCTTCTCGTGGGCTTCATCGGCGTCGCGATCGTCGTCGCCGGCCCAGGACTCTTCGGCGGCGAGGTCAGTCTGCTCGCGGCCGGCGAGGTGCTGCTGGTCGCCATCCTCTATGCGATCGCGCCCTTCATCGTCGCGCGCAAGCTGAACGACGTCCCCTCGCTCGGCACCATCACGCTGTCCCTGCTCATGATCGGCGTGATCTATCTGCCCATCGGTCTGCTCACGCAGCACGAGGTGCCCACGGTTCCCTCGATCTTCGCGCTCCTGGCGCTGGCCGTCATCTGCACCGCTGTCGCCTTCCTGGCGTTCTTCGCGCTCATTCGTGAGGTCGGCCCTGTTCGTGCGCCGCTGTTCACCTACGTCAACCCGGTCGTGGCGATCGTCCTCGGTGCGATCGTCCTCGCCGAGCCCCTGACCCCGGGACTGCTCCTCGGATTCCCGCTCATCATCGTGGGCTGCTGGTTCGCCGCCACGGGCGGACGCCTCCGCCCGCAGGCATCCGCCGGCCCCGCTCTGGCCGTCACACCACTTCCGCCGGCTCCCTGA
- a CDS encoding aspartate-semialdehyde dehydrogenase: MTRISDSGLSVAIVGATGQVGTVMREILIERSFPIRELRLFSSSRSAGTAIEFGGATVIVEDVETADAGGIDIALFSAGATASRAYAPRFAEAGAVVVDNSSAWRNDPEVPLVVSEVNPHAIDDRPRGIIANPNCTTMAAMPALKALDAEAGLERLIVSTYQAVSGSGLAGAQELLGQVEGVLAQGDTLRLVHDGSSIDFPEPEKYIAPIAFDVIPFAGNLVDDGQNETDEEKKLRNESRKILELPDLRVAGTCVRVPVFTGHSLSINVEFARDITPERATEVLSAAPGVVLEEVPTPLQAAGKDPSFVGRIRADQSAPENKGLVLFISNDNLRKGAALNAVQIAEILAERLAVIA; the protein is encoded by the coding sequence ATGACCCGCATCTCCGACTCAGGACTCTCCGTCGCCATCGTGGGCGCCACCGGCCAGGTGGGCACCGTGATGCGCGAGATTCTCATCGAGCGATCCTTCCCGATTCGCGAGCTGCGCCTGTTCTCGTCGTCGCGCTCCGCGGGCACGGCCATCGAGTTCGGCGGAGCGACGGTCATCGTCGAAGACGTCGAGACCGCGGATGCCGGGGGCATCGACATCGCCCTCTTCTCGGCCGGCGCGACCGCCAGCCGTGCGTACGCTCCGCGATTCGCCGAGGCCGGAGCCGTCGTCGTCGACAACTCCAGCGCCTGGCGCAACGACCCCGAGGTTCCGCTCGTCGTCAGCGAGGTCAACCCGCATGCGATCGACGACCGCCCTCGCGGCATCATCGCGAACCCGAACTGCACCACGATGGCCGCGATGCCGGCGCTGAAGGCCTTGGATGCCGAAGCCGGCCTCGAGCGGCTCATCGTCTCGACCTACCAGGCCGTCTCCGGCTCCGGTCTCGCCGGTGCGCAGGAACTCCTCGGCCAGGTCGAGGGCGTGCTCGCCCAGGGCGACACACTGCGTCTCGTGCATGACGGCTCGTCCATCGACTTCCCCGAGCCCGAGAAGTACATCGCCCCGATCGCCTTCGACGTCATCCCGTTCGCGGGCAACCTCGTCGACGACGGCCAGAACGAGACCGACGAAGAGAAGAAGCTGCGCAACGAGAGCCGCAAGATCCTCGAGCTTCCCGATCTGCGCGTCGCCGGCACCTGCGTGCGTGTGCCGGTCTTCACGGGCCACTCCCTCTCGATCAACGTCGAGTTCGCGAGAGACATCACCCCCGAGCGCGCCACCGAGGTGCTGTCCGCAGCGCCCGGCGTCGTCCTCGAAGAGGTGCCCACCCCGCTGCAGGCCGCGGGCAAGGACCCGAGCTTCGTGGGCCGCATCCGCGCCGACCAGTCCGCACCCGAGAACAAGGGTCTCGTGCTGTTCATCAGCAACGACAACCTGCGCAAGGGCGCGGCGCTGAACGCCGTGCAGATCGCCGAGATCCTCGCCGAGCGCCTGGCCGTCATAGCCTGA